One Paraburkholderia kururiensis DNA window includes the following coding sequences:
- the treF gene encoding alpha,alpha-trehalase TreF, translating into MCRRLRNAVVCLACLWPLAPHAAGLSHGFVPLPPAVAASAGKAGQPPNPHAQPSPVVAVPPSELYGDLYREVELARVFPDSKTFADMEPTVPPQQIMAAFAKLREQHPNEAASGAWAASAADVADAASAASASGTAGTAAKGNGAASPLGQFVARYFTLPERQAKHWTSDPNQDVTSHIDTLWNVLRRNPDSVKNAWSSLLPLPKPYIVPGDRFDEIYYWDSYFIMLGLETSGRHDLTRDELDNFATLIDRYGHIPNGNRTYYLSRSQPPFFAQMVELVAQRDGDAVYLRYLPELKAEYAYWMAGSANLAPGHASRHLVRLADGTLLNRYWDERDTPRDESYREDVATAQAAKGREPASLWRDLRAGGETGWDFSSRWFADGKTLASIDVTSLVPVDLNSLLYLLERTLAKAYRVQGDATHAENMELHARIRADAIRRLLWDPQLHAFGDYDFVRGTLTHRLSAATVYPLYAGVATREEARSVADTLKTALLRPGGLATTRVNTGQQWDEPNGWAPLQYLAVTGLRRYGEAELARTIATRWIRTNVAYYQRTGKLVEKYDVDVANRAAGGGEYPLQDGFGWTNGVLRALMKLYPDAVRSTRPADVPEGPSGVSAAAASAARAPKTSHRLEAAPAGAAKSSP; encoded by the coding sequence GTGTGCCGCCGTCTGCGCAACGCAGTGGTGTGCCTCGCGTGTCTGTGGCCGCTCGCGCCGCATGCAGCCGGGCTCTCGCATGGCTTCGTCCCGCTGCCGCCCGCGGTGGCGGCGTCTGCAGGAAAGGCCGGGCAGCCGCCGAATCCGCACGCGCAGCCGTCGCCGGTGGTGGCGGTGCCGCCCTCCGAGCTGTACGGCGACCTCTATCGCGAAGTCGAACTCGCACGCGTCTTTCCCGACAGCAAGACCTTCGCGGACATGGAGCCCACCGTGCCGCCGCAACAGATCATGGCGGCGTTCGCGAAATTGCGCGAACAGCATCCGAACGAAGCGGCGTCCGGTGCATGGGCTGCATCCGCGGCGGACGTTGCCGACGCCGCCTCCGCCGCTAGTGCTTCCGGCACGGCAGGCACGGCGGCGAAAGGCAATGGCGCCGCGTCGCCGCTCGGCCAGTTCGTCGCGCGCTATTTCACGCTGCCCGAGCGGCAGGCGAAGCACTGGACGAGCGATCCGAACCAAGACGTGACGAGCCACATCGACACGCTGTGGAACGTGCTGCGTCGCAATCCCGACAGCGTGAAGAACGCGTGGTCGTCGCTGCTGCCGCTGCCGAAGCCGTACATCGTGCCAGGCGACCGCTTCGACGAGATCTACTACTGGGACTCGTACTTCATCATGCTGGGCCTCGAAACGAGCGGCCGCCACGATCTCACGCGCGACGAGCTCGACAACTTCGCCACGCTGATCGACCGTTATGGCCACATTCCGAACGGCAACCGCACCTACTACCTGAGCCGCTCGCAGCCGCCGTTCTTCGCGCAGATGGTCGAACTCGTCGCGCAGCGCGACGGCGACGCGGTCTATCTGCGCTACCTGCCCGAACTGAAGGCCGAGTACGCGTACTGGATGGCGGGCAGCGCGAACCTCGCGCCGGGCCACGCGTCGCGGCATCTGGTGCGCCTCGCCGACGGCACGCTGCTGAACCGTTATTGGGACGAGCGCGATACGCCGCGCGACGAGTCGTATCGCGAAGACGTGGCCACCGCGCAGGCCGCGAAGGGACGCGAGCCGGCGTCGCTGTGGCGCGACCTGCGCGCGGGCGGCGAGACAGGCTGGGACTTCAGCTCGCGCTGGTTCGCGGACGGCAAGACGCTTGCCAGCATCGACGTGACGTCGCTCGTACCCGTCGATCTGAACAGCCTGCTCTATCTGCTCGAACGCACGCTCGCGAAGGCGTATCGCGTGCAGGGCGACGCCACGCACGCCGAAAACATGGAGCTGCACGCCCGCATTCGCGCGGATGCGATCCGGCGTCTGCTGTGGGACCCGCAGCTGCACGCGTTCGGCGACTACGACTTCGTGCGCGGCACGCTCACGCACCGGCTCAGCGCGGCGACGGTCTATCCGCTCTATGCCGGCGTCGCGACGCGCGAAGAAGCGCGCAGCGTCGCGGACACGCTGAAGACGGCGCTGTTGCGTCCCGGCGGGCTCGCCACCACGCGCGTGAACACGGGCCAGCAATGGGACGAGCCGAACGGCTGGGCGCCGCTGCAATACCTCGCGGTGACGGGGCTGCGCCGCTATGGCGAAGCGGAACTCGCGCGCACGATCGCGACGCGCTGGATCCGCACGAACGTCGCGTATTACCAGCGCACCGGCAAGCTCGTGGAGAAGTACGACGTAGACGTGGCGAACCGCGCGGCGGGCGGCGGCGAATATCCGTTGCAGGACGGCTTCGGCTGGACCAACGGCGTGCTGCGCGCGCTCATGAAGCTCTATCCCGACGCAGTGCGCAGCACGCGGCCTGCCGACGTGCCCGAAGGACCGTCGGGCGTGTCGGCCGCGGCGGCATCGGCGGCGCGCGCACCGAAGACCTCGCATCGTTTGGAGGCGGCGCCTGCCGGGGCGGCGAAATCATCGCCATGA
- a CDS encoding PfkB family carbohydrate kinase, whose amino-acid sequence MSVGSINADFQLRVDALPHNGEMAMGREFARLSGGTGPNVACAAQRLGFGTQVLGMVGDDDLADQALDPLRRANVDISHVRVARGHATAVATILVMPDGSQHKVFAPNASDAWSDDDLAAARTAIDALTPDDVLVVSCDISAAAVTCALQAAAHRGIRVVLDPVPGDRVSTRAVRKLWAHVSAVMPDDTAATRMSGVSVSDDNSAARAAQAMHARGVALACVRRAHGGCVAVFDSNTLFVAPQPVTVVDTTGGDDAFAGALAVALAEQRGPIEAVLFAAAAAHLALTRYGAQASCGGRDEIEAMQAALRPLARLYR is encoded by the coding sequence ATGAGCGTCGGCAGCATCAACGCGGACTTTCAGTTGCGCGTCGATGCGTTGCCGCACAACGGCGAAATGGCGATGGGCAGGGAGTTCGCGAGGCTCTCGGGCGGCACGGGTCCGAACGTGGCGTGCGCGGCGCAACGGCTCGGCTTCGGCACGCAGGTGCTCGGCATGGTGGGCGACGACGACCTCGCCGACCAGGCGCTCGACCCGCTGCGCCGCGCGAACGTGGACATCTCGCACGTGCGCGTGGCGCGCGGTCACGCCACCGCTGTCGCCACCATTCTCGTCATGCCGGACGGCAGCCAGCACAAGGTCTTCGCGCCCAACGCAAGCGACGCCTGGAGCGATGACGACCTCGCCGCCGCGCGCACGGCCATCGACGCGCTCACGCCCGACGACGTGCTCGTCGTGAGCTGCGACATCTCGGCTGCCGCAGTGACCTGCGCGTTGCAGGCCGCGGCGCACCGCGGTATTCGCGTGGTGCTCGATCCGGTTCCCGGCGACCGCGTATCGACGCGCGCCGTGCGCAAGCTGTGGGCGCACGTGAGCGCCGTAATGCCCGACGACACCGCGGCCACGCGAATGAGCGGCGTGTCCGTCAGCGACGACAACAGCGCCGCGCGTGCCGCCCAGGCGATGCATGCACGCGGCGTCGCGCTGGCCTGCGTGCGGCGCGCGCATGGCGGCTGCGTGGCGGTGTTCGACAGCAACACGCTGTTCGTCGCGCCCCAGCCCGTCACGGTGGTGGATACCACGGGCGGCGACGACGCCTTCGCCGGCGCGCTCGCCGTTGCGCTCGCGGAGCAGCGCGGGCCCATCGAGGCGGTGCTGTTCGCGGCGGCGGCCGCGCATCTCGCGCTCACGCGCTACGGCGCACAGGCATCGTGCGGCGGACGGGACGAGATCGAAGCGATGCAGGCGGCACTGCGGCCGCTCGCGCGGTTGTATCGATAG
- a CDS encoding HAD family hydrolase — MRIETAFLFDLDGTLVDSVYQHVLAWKEALDQEGIELSVWRIHRKIGMSGGLFTNQLLRETGGDISPARVERLRHLHAEAYKRLRAQVRPLPGARELLDALSEAGTRWAIATSGRLETAAVNLEALGVDPALNTVVTRDDVKYAKPDPDLFIAAAARLDVPIEHTVVVGDSIWDMLAARRCRALGVGLLSGGYGAEELERAGALRVYDDPADLLHHLDEVAARP; from the coding sequence ATGCGCATTGAAACCGCGTTTCTGTTCGATCTCGACGGCACGCTCGTCGATAGCGTCTATCAACACGTGCTCGCATGGAAAGAGGCGCTGGACCAGGAAGGCATCGAACTGTCGGTCTGGCGCATTCATCGCAAGATCGGTATGAGCGGCGGGCTGTTCACGAATCAACTGCTGCGCGAAACGGGCGGCGACATCAGCCCCGCGCGCGTGGAGCGGTTGCGGCATCTGCACGCCGAAGCCTACAAGCGTCTGCGTGCGCAGGTGCGGCCGCTGCCCGGCGCGCGCGAGCTGCTCGACGCGTTGAGCGAAGCCGGCACGCGCTGGGCCATTGCGACGAGCGGCCGGCTCGAAACCGCGGCAGTGAATCTGGAGGCACTGGGCGTCGACCCGGCGCTCAACACCGTGGTCACGCGCGATGACGTGAAATACGCGAAGCCGGACCCGGACCTCTTCATCGCGGCGGCCGCGCGACTCGACGTGCCGATCGAGCATACGGTCGTGGTGGGCGACAGCATCTGGGACATGCTCGCGGCGCGCCGTTGTCGCGCGCTCGGCGTGGGCCTGCTTTCAGGGGGATACGGGGCGGAAGAACTGGAGCGCGCAGGCGCGCTGCGCGTCTACGACGACCCCGCCGATCTGCTGCACCATCTCGACGAGGTTGCGGCGAGGCCTTGA